A window of Apium graveolens cultivar Ventura chromosome 8, ASM990537v1, whole genome shotgun sequence contains these coding sequences:
- the LOC141680848 gene encoding uncharacterized protein LOC141680848: protein MEVYVDDMLVKSKKAEDHIADLAEMFHILRKYQMRLNPQKAVGNPPMLSKSENGETLILYLAVSEYSVSTVLVKEEASHQWPVWYVSKRLLEEETRYTSMEKLVYTLIIAAQKLSPCFQSHRIEVRTAYPLRHILHKPESSGRMLKLAVELGQFDLEYFPRTTIKGQTLADFILEFDSEVDDKAIVLAEPSSQRNSPGDKREELPHPWLILHIDGAVNSNGSCAGIVLISGGAPFDECYPFQILRHQQ from the exons ATGGAGGTATACGTGGATGATATGCTCGTAAAATCTAAGAAGGCAGAAGATCACATCGCTGACTTAGCTGAGATGTTCCATATTCTGAGAAAGTATCAGATGAGGCTAAACCCACAGAA AGCGGTTGGAAATCCTCCAATGTTGTCCAAGTCGGAAAATGGAGAGACACTGATTCTTTACTTGGCAGTGTCTGAATACTCTGTCAGCACAGTGTTGGTCAAGGAGGAAGCAAGCCACCAGTGGCCCGTATGGTATGTGAGCAAAAGGTTGCTGGAGGAGGAAACCAGATATACCAGCATGGAAAAACTGGTGTACACGCTTATTATTGCAGCACAAAAGTTAAGTCCATGTTTTCAGTCTCACCGAATAGAAGTCCGCACTGCTTATCCGCTCCGGCATATTCTACACAAACCCGAATCGTCGGGAAGAATGTTAAAATTGGCAGTAGAGTTAGGACAATTCGATTTGGAATATTTTCCTCGCACGACAATAAAGGGACAGACATTGGCTGATTTCATACTTGAGTTTGATTCTGAAGTAGATGACAAAGCCATAGTTTTGGCAGAACCTTCCTCGCAAAGAAATTCACCCGGTGATAAGAGGGAGGAACTCCCCCACCCTTGGTTGATCTTACATATCGATGGGGCCGTAAATAGTAACGGATCATGTGCAGGGATTGTCTTGATCTCCGGAGGGGCACCGTTTGATGAGTGCTATCCATTTCAAATTTTACGTCACCAACAATGA